The genomic window ACGCGATACCACCGGCCGACGCGACCGCTCCCGCCTCAGACGGCGGTCGTTCCTGAAAGCTGCATCGGCGTCGACGGCGGGGGCGGTCGCCGTCACCGGCTGTCTCGGTCGCGGTCGCCAGTCGGGAACGGTGGTGATGACCGCCGCCTCGGACATCGCGGGGATCATGCACAGCGACGGCGACGAGCCCTCGATTCAGCAGGCGCTCTGGGACGCCGGCCTCGACGAGGACATCAGCGTCGAGATTCAGACGGTCGTCAGCGACTCCGCACAGCGGATGCAAGACGCGCAGGCGACCCTCCAGGCGGGACGTGCCCCACCCGACATTCATATGATGGACAGCGGGTGGACGATCCCGTTTATCCTGCGCGAGCAGACCCTCAACCTGAGCGAGGCGCTCCCGGACGATGTCGTCAGCAGCGTCGAGAACAACTACCTCGAGGCGATCCTCGAGACGGCTCAACATCCACAGACGGGCGACATTCACGCGATTCCGCTGTTCCCGGATTTCGGGCTCATGCTGTACCGGCAGGATCTCATCGAGGACGCCGGCCACGACACCAGCGACTGGGGGAGCGAGCCGCCATCGTGGGAGACGTTCGCGACGGCCGTCGACGACGCGATGGGCCAGTCCGACGTCGACTACGGGTTCACGACGCAGGCGGCCGCGTACGAGGGGCTGGCCTGCTGTTCGTTCAACGAGGTGATGACGACGTGGGGCGGCGCGTACTTCGGCGGCACCGAGAACCTGTTTACCGCCGGAGACCGCCCGATCACCGTCGACGAGCAGTGGACGGTCGACTCGATCCGGATGATGCGCGCGTTCATCGACGGCGACGACCCGAACGGGCTCGATGGCTTCCCCGATATCTGCCCGTCGGCCGTCGTGCAGTGGACCGAACAGGAATCGCTCAATCCCTTCGCGGACGGCAACGCCGTCGCCAACCGTAACTGGCCGTTCGCGATCGCCGAGACCGGCGGCGAGGACGGATTCGGCGAGGATCTCGGCGTCATGGCCCGACCCACCGCGATTTCCCAAGACGAGGCCGAGTACGAGGGCGTCGGTGGCACCGCCGCGGCGCTCGGCGGGTGGAACCTCGCCGTGAGCCCGTTTACGGAGCGCCGCGAGGAGGCCCTGCAGGTCCTCGAGGCGTTCACCACCGAGGAAGTCCAACTCACGATCTTCGAACTGGGCGGGTTCCTGCCACCGAACATCGACCTGATCACCGAGGCCGATCCCGACGAGATCGGCCCGTCCGCGCGGTACACGGAGCAGCTCCAAGCGGCCGGCGAGAACGCGATTCCGCGGCCGGTGACCGACCTCTGGCCCGAACAGTCGGCGCTGATCTATCAGGAGGTCAACGCGGCGTACCGCGGAGCGAAAGCACCCGACACCGCGATGAACGACCTCGCGGAGCGACTCGAGCGGAGCGAAGCGGAGGTATCCGAGAATGACGACTGATCCCGACACTGAGACCGAAACCGAGATCGCGCCGCCGCTGGCGACCGACGGCGGCGCGGTGACCGGCGAGACCGGAACGGGCCGGGAGCGCGACCGGGACCGGACCGGCAACGCCGTCGTCAACTGGATGGAAAACCTGAGCGAGGGAGCGTACGCCTACCTTCTGTTGCTCCCGGCGTTCGCGCTGCTCGCACTGATCGCGTTCTACCCGTTGCTCCGAACGTTCGTCATGTCGCTGCGCGCCGACGAGACGCGCGGAATGGAACCCCTTGGGGAGTTCGTCGGCATCGAAAACTACGTCGACATTCTCACCGGGAACGCCCGACTGGCCCGGCAGTTCCTCGACGTTGGACTGTCGTCGTCGTTCCCCTTTATCGAACTCGGCGTTCCGTTCTTCCAGCAGGCGCTGTTCGTCACGCTCGCGTTCGCGGTCATCAGCGTCGTCCTCGAGACGGTGATCGGGTTCGGGCAGGCCTACGTGCTCGATCAGGACTTCCGGGGTCGGCGCTGGGTCCGCGTGGCGATCATCCTCCCGTGGGCGGTACCGATCGTGATTCAGGGGATGATCTTCTTCCTGCTGTTCCAGCCGACGGTCGGGTTCGGCTCCGACCTCATGCAGAGCCTCGGCATCTTCAGTTCGACGCCGCTTGCCAACAGCCGGGACGCCTTCATCATCATCCTCGTGGCCGACATCTGGAAGTCCTCGGCGTTCATGGCCCTGCTGATCCTCGCCGGGCTCCAGAGCGTCGACCGGAGCCTGTACGACGTCGCTCGCGTTGCGGGGGCCTCGCCGTGGCAGCGGTTCAAACTGATCACGCTCCCACTCGTGATGCCGGCCCTGCTGGTCGCGATGTTGTTCCGAACGATGGACGCGATGCGGGTCTTCGGGCTGATCGAGTCGACCGCGGGCTGTACGACCGTCCCGTCGCTGACCTGCCTCGTCGTCGAGGCGATGTTCGGCGGCACGCGGATCTACGCGACCGCCGCCGCCGTGGCGTTCGCGACGGCGCTCGTGATCGGGCTGATAATCGGCGGCTACGTGGTCCTGTTCCGCGACACCGACGGAGGAATGTACTGATGAGTGATCCCAGAGATTCCATCGATCCGACCGACGCTGGCGACACTGAGACCGAACTGTCCCGCGATCCGACGCTCCGTCGGCCCGACGGCGGCACGTCGATCCTCGAGGACGACCGCGACGCCGAACTCGACCGCGGGCCGTTCCAGCAGTGGGTCGCCGACTCCATCTCCCACCCCGAACGGGTCTACCGGGCGCTGTTCTACGTTGCGGCGATCTTCTTCCTCTTTACGACGCTGTTCCCGTTCTACTGGCTGCTGATGGTCGCACTGACGCCGGAAGGCCAGCTTCAGGACATCGTCTTCACGCCCAACGGCTTCAATCCGGGCGCGTTCGTCGAGGTCTTTCAGGTCATCCCCTTCCACGTCTACATGTTCAACAGCTTCGTGATCGCGCTGGCTTCGACGGTGGTCGTCCTCGTCATCGCCAGCCTCGCGGGCTACGCCTTCGGCCGCCTCGAGTTCCCCGGCCGGACGCCGCTCATGTTACTCGTGCTGGTGATTTCCTTTTTCCCGCCAGCCGCGTTCTTCATCCCGCTGAACGACCTGTTTAACACCTCCTTCTTCTTCCTCGAGCCGATCACCGGCGACGGCACCCTCTACAACACGCCCTTCGCGCTCGTGACGCCGCTGTCGGCGATCTTCATGCCGCTGGCGATCTTCATTCTGACGACGTTTTACTCGCAGATTCCGGACGGGTTAGAGGACGCGGCTCGCGTCGAGGGGACGACCCGGCTGGGCGCGCTCTTCCGGGTCATCATCCCGCTGTCGGCACCCGGCGTCGCGACCGCGGGCGTGTTGACCTTCATCGCCGTCTACAACGAGTTCTTCTTCTCGTTCCTGATGACGGACGGCCAGCCCGAGAACTGGGCACCCATCCTCGACGGCATTCTCGCCTATCAGGGGCAGTACGAAGTGATGTACCACCTCATGGCCGCCGCGAGCATCCTCGGGGTCATCCCCGTCGCGATCCTCGTGGTCATCGCACAGGAAAAGATCGTCAGCGGGCTGACTGCAGGCGCACTCAAAGAGTAACACAATGGCACGAGTACGACTCGAGAACGTCACGAAACGGTACGGAGAGGAAACGGCGGTCGACGACATCAGCCTCGAGGTCGAAGACGGCGAGTTCGTCACGCTGGTCGGCCCCTCGGGCTGTGGAAAGTCCACGACGATGGAGACCGTCGCGGGGTTGACCCAGCCCACCGAGGGCCGGGTGTACATCGGCGACGACGACGTGACGACCCTCGCACCCAAAGACCGGGGCGTCGCGATGGTCTTCCAGAACATCGCACTGTTCCCGCACATGGACGTCTACGAGAACATCTCCTTCGGGCTCCGCCTCCGGAAGTACGACGACGAGGAAGTCAGGCGCCGCGTCGAGCAGGCGGCCGACATCGTCCAACTCGAGGGGATGTTAGACCGGATGCCCGAGGAGATGTCCGGCGGCCAGCAACAGCGGGTCGGCATCGCTCGCGCCATCGTTCGCAACCCGGACGTGTTCCTGATGGATGAGCCGCTGGCGAACTTAGACGCGAAGCTGCGGGTCCACATGCGGACGGAGCTCCAGCGGCTCCACCGGGAGCTCGACGCGACGGTCATCTACGTCACCCACGATCAGGCCGAAGCGATGACGATGTCGAACCGAATCGCGGTGCTGAACGGCGGCAAACTCCAGCAGATCGCGCCGCCGCTGGTCTGCTACAACGAGCCCGCGAACCTGTTCGTCGCGGGCTTTATCGGCTCCCCGTCGATGAACTTCGTCGAGGGGACACTCGTCGAGGGCGGCCTCGAGACGAACAACTTCACCGTCGATCTCGATCCGGCGCGGATTCCGGGTGTTACGGTCGGCGACGACGTAACACTCGGGATTCGGCCGGAGGACGTCCACCTGTCGCGGTTCGTCGAGACGGTCGGTTCGCCGACGGACCCGATCAGTGCTCGAACCGACGTATTAGAGCCGATGGGCGACGAGGTCTTCGTCTACGTCTTGCTCTCCGAGGCTGCGACGGGGTCGATGGATCAAGATCCCGCCACGTCGCCGAATCAGTTGCTGATGAGCGTCACCCCCGACACGGACATCGAGGCGGACCAAGAGATCGACGTCGTCCTCGACCGGTCGAAGATCCATCTCTTCGATACCGCGACCGGCGACGCGCTGGTCCACGGCATCACCGACCTCTCGGAGCGAGAGCCCGGGACGACGCCGACGGAAGCCGACAGCTAAGCCGCCAGCGACTCGAGCGCGCTCGAGTCCTCCGAGTTGTCCGTCGGCCGGCCGCCCCTCGCATCGTTTGGCGACGGACGGAAGTCGCTCGAGTCAAAGAATTCGATATAGCGGTCACGGGTGTATCAGTCCGAAACGAGACGGCCCCGGCAGTTCCAGAATCACAGAGAAATGATAGGAGATCGATCCGACATCGAAACCGGCATCGTTGGCCTCGGCAACATCGGCCAGTACCACGCCGAGCGACTCGTCGACCTCGGCGTGACACTCGCCGGGGGGATGGACGTCGCCGCCGAGGCGCGAACGCGCTTCGCCCGACGGTACGACGTCGATGTCTACGACGACCACCGGGAACTCTACGACACCGTCGACGCCGTCATCATCACGACGCCCAACAAGTATCACGAGGAGTACGCGGTCGACGCCTTCGAGCGGAACCTCCACGTCCTGCTCGAGAAACCGCTCGGTCACTCGATCGAGAGCGCCGAACGGATCGCCGAGGCGGCGAATGCGTCGGACGGCTACGCGATGGTGGGCTTTAACAATCGGTTCGCGAACACCGTCCAGATCGTGCGAAACCGAATCGAACGAGGCGACCTCGGCGACGTGTCCCACGTCGAGGCGAACTACGTCCGGCGGCGCGGCATCCCGGGTCGGGGCTCGTGGTTCACCCGGCGACAGATCGCCGGCGGCGGCGCGCTGATCGACCTCGGCGTCCACGCCATCGATCTCGCCCTCTACCTGCTCGGCTATCCCGAGGTCGAAGCGGTAAACGGCGTCGCCCGCAGCGAGTTCGGCTCCCGCGAGGAGTACGCCTACCTCGACATGTGGGCCGACGACGCGGGCCCCGCCGGGTTCGACGTCGACGACTCCGCCAGCGCCTTCATCCGCTGTGCCGGGAACCGAACCATCTCCCTCGAGGTCGCGTGGGCGACCAACCGGCCAGCGACCCACGAGTTCGTCGCCCGCGGTACCGACTCAGCGGCCCGGTTCGACCTCCTCGAGGGCGATCTCACCTTCCACTCGGCGAGCAAGGTCGGTCCCGACCACCTCGAGGACACGTCGATCGAGACGCGACAGAACGACACCCACTCGGACGAACAACGGGAGTTCTTCGACCGGATCGTCGGCGAGGAGGACCGCGGCAACAGCGTCGCGGAGGCGCTGACGGTCCAGCGAGTCATCAACGGGATCTACCGCTCGAGCGACGAGGGCCGCACCGCTTCGATCGACGAATAAGGGGTGGACGGATCGACGACTGCCGGACGCGTCTCGAGCGGGCAATAGCGTGCACGGCGTTTACGGCGGAGAGCCACCAACGGCCAATCATGGAGACGCCTCCCGAACTGCAAAACGTGGCCGGCGACGAGGACGACGTCACGATCAGCAATCGCGAGTACGAGGACGAGAGCATCATTGCCGTCGATTTCGGCCCCACCGGCGAGAAGCCGACGGTCGACATCATCGACGAGACGGCGATCGTCACCGTCGGCGAGACACAGTTCGAGTTCGACGTTCCGGCCGGCGCGAGCGACGTTACCGTCAACGATGGGATTCTGACGATCTCTGGCTGACGATTCCGCGATCCGGACACCCCGTCACTCGGTGCCCTCGAGTCCGAAGTCCCCCGACCGGCGCTCGGTGAACCGTCGCCACCGAGCGCGTGCGCCCCACGTCTTTATTTTCCCGGCTGTGGACGCTGTTTCCATGGAGATCGGCGTTCACACCCCGCCGCTGGCCGATGAACCGCTCGAAAGCGCGCTGCCCTATCTCGACGGACTCGGCGTCGGCGCGATCGAACCCGGCGTCGGCGGTCACCCGGGACAGGACCACCTCGAGCGGGCCGCGTACCTCGACGACGAGATCGAACAGGCGGAACTTCGCGACCTGCTCGAGGAGTACGGCATGCGGATTAGCGCGCTCGCGATCCACAACAACCCGCTCCACCCCGACGAGGAGCGGGCCGAAGAAGCCGACACCGAACTCCGCGAGGCGATCCGGCTGGCTTCCCAACTCGAGGTCGGGACCGTCACCTGCTTCTCGGGGCTGCCGGCCGGCGGGCCGAACGACGACGTCCCGAACTGGATCACGGCCCCGTGGCCGCCCGAGCACGCCGACGCGCTCGAGTACCAGTGGGAGCGGGCGATCGACTACTGGGGCGAGATCGCCGATGTGGCCGCCGAGCAGGGGGTCGACATTGCCATCGAGATGCACCCGAACATGCTGGTCTACGAGCCCCACGGGATGGCGAGACTGCGCGAGGAGACCGGCGAGCGGATCGGCGCGAACTTCGATCCCTCGCATCTCTACTGGCAGGGGATCACGATCACCGACGCGATCCGGTATCTGGGCGAGCGAGACGCGATCCACCACGTCCACGCCAAAGACACCAAGATCTACGACGCACAGGCCCGCGAGAAAGGGGTGCTGGATACGACCGCCTACGACGACGAGCCGAACCGCTCGTGGCTCTTCCGCTCCGTGGGATACGGTCACGACGAGACCCACTGGAAGGACATCGTCTCGACGCTCCGGATGGTCGGCTACGACGGCGCGTTGAGCATCGAACACGAGGACTCGCTGACCAGCTCCCGCGAGGGACTCGAGAAGGCGATCGATCTGCTCGAGCGGGCGGTCTTCGAGACCCAGCCCGGCGAGGCTTACTGGGCCGAGTGAGCCGACCGGCGGCTCCTCGAGCGGGCCAGTGACCCGGTCAGCGGAGGGGACGAACCTCGATATCGCTGCCGGGGCGGACGACGATCTCGTACCCCTCGTACTCGAGTCGGACGACCACGTCGCCGGCGGTTCCGGCGGTGGTGTGGAACAGTTCGTCGAGCGCCTCCGGGTTGATGACCGTAAACAGCGGGTCGTACGCCGGTGGCTCGACCTCGGTGACGCCGACGCCTTCCTCGGCGGCGATCGCCTCGATGATCGCCTGGGTCGGCGGCACCTCCCCATCGGGCGTCGACGTGTTGTCCGAAGTGGACATACTGTCGTCTATGACAGTCCAGCTGATAAGGGTAATGGCAAAAATACGTGGCTGATGAACAGCCGTAATATCTGCTGTGGCGGTTGATTACCGCGTCTGAATCGGCCGCTGATCGGTCCGTTCTCTCGATCGCTCACCCCGGTCTCGCTCCCGGGGCTCGAGTAGCCACGTCACGGACCGACTGGTATCACTCGATGAAAGTCATGATTAGAAGAGAGTAGTGAGTCCATGAGAGTCTTTTTATCTCCTATACGATGGCCATAACAATATCCGTTTCCGCCGATCCACCGGACGTGGAACCCGTTCCAATCCCGGTCGATCCGCCCGGTCCCTGCTGATCGGTCGCGGTCGCGCCGGGGAACGGCCACGACAGACAGCTATGAAACTCGCACTCATCGGCTTCGGTCAGGCAGGCGGGAAGGTAGTCGACGAGTTCCTGGCGTTCGACGACTCGATCGGCGGCGGCTTCATCGAATCGGCGATCGCGGTCAACTCGGCGACGACGGACCTCAAGGGACTCGAGAACGTATCGGACGAGAACCGCGTCCTCATCGGACAGGCGCGCGTGAAAGGCCACGGCGTCGGCGCGGACAACGAACTCGGCGCGGAAGTCGCCGAGGCGGACATCGACGAGATTCAGGGCGCGATCGACCGGGTCCCGGTCCACGAGATCGACGCGTTCCTGATCGTCGCCGGCATGGGCGGCGGCACCGGGTCGGGCGGCGCGCCCGTCCTCGCGAAACACCTCCAGCGGATCTACACCCAGCCGGTCTACGGGCTCGGCATCCTCCCCGGGACCGACGAGGGCGGGATCTACACGCTCAACGCCGCCCGATCGTTCCAGACGTTCGTCACCGAGGTCGACAACCTGCTCGTCTTCGACAACGACGTCTGGCGCAGCGCCGGCGAATCCGTCGAGGGCGGCTACGACCGCATCAACCGTGAAATCGTCGAGCGGTTCGGCCTCCTCTTCGCCGCCGGCGAGGTCGAACAGGGCGATCACGTCGCCGAGAGCGTCGTCGACTCGAGCGAGATCATCAACACGCTCTCGGGCGGCGGCGTCTCCACGATCGGCTACGCCAGCGAGGTCGTCGAGACGGACGACGGCCTGCTCTCCTCGCTGACCGGCGGCGACGAGTTCGACGAGGGCGCGGCGACGAACCGGATGACCAGCCTCGTCCGCAAGGCTACCCTCGGACGGCTCACGCTGCCGTGTGATGTCGGCAGCACCGACCGCGGGCTGGTCGTCGCCACCGGTCCGCCGAGCCAGCTCAACCGCAAGGGCGTCGAGCGCGGCCGCCAGTGGCTCGAGGACGAGACCGGGAGCATGGAGATCCGCGGCGGCGATTACCCGATCCCCAACCGGGATGAAGTCGGCGCGATCGCCCTGCTGTCGGGTGTGACGGACGTGCCGCGGATCGACCAGCTCCAGCAGGTCGCGATCGAGGCCCAGGAGACGACCGAGAACGTCCGGGCCAGCGCCGAAGAAGACTTCGCGTCGCTGATGGACACCGGTGGCGAACTCGACGCGCTGTTCTAGCGGTTCCGACTGACGGATTCTTTGCTCGATAGTCATCGAGACGGCACATCGTTCTATCATCGCTACCGAACGGACTCCTCCATCGTCACTATCGGACAGAATCTGGATAGCGACTGCGAAACCGGGGCCCTCGAGTCAGTTCCGTGCATCGGACGGGCCGACGAGGTTGTCGACCGCCGAGCGGAATCCGGGACTCTCGCGGTACCACAGCCAGCAGCCGACGCCGGCGGTGAGCAGCGAGCCCGCGATCAGTCCGATCGTCGACGCCAGAAACGCGGTCGACCCGTCGCCGGAGACCGCGAAGACGTTCGCCGGGTTGTCGTGAAGGAAGAAGAAATACGTCACGAACCAGGCGTTCGTGAGCATCGTCGAGACTAACACCGGCGCGCCGTAGGCGTAGTTTCGCGCCCAGATCAGCCCGATCGCGACCAGCGGGCCGACCAACCCGACGATGGCGATAAACGCCGGTTGCCCCTGCGTGAGCGGGGCCTCGACCGTCGACTGGGCGAGGCCGAACAGCCCGCAGAGCGCCAGATAGACGAGAAACGGCGTCGTGACGATGATTCGTTGATCCACGTCGTATCGTGGTGACCTGTTCGTCTTAACTGTTATTCCCAGATACTCGAGAGAATCGCGATCGCGTCGCGGCGGCGATCGGCCGAACCCGCGCTCGATCGGAGACGTGGCGTCCCGGACGGCAGAGAGGCGAGAATCGGTTGAACGAGCGGTCGACGACGATTCGGGACAGGCCGAGACATCTCAAATAGACCAATCGCAGGCGGGCACCGAGATTATAGGGACCGATTACCACAGGATCGAACGATCGCCGCTCGTGTCAGTCACGATAACGAGACAATAACGAATTGTGATATCCGCAACTGAACGGCCATGAGGGGTCAGGAGAACGATACCACGACGCAGTCGACGATGCGGAAAGCACTCGCGGCGGTCTTGTCCCGGGGGACCGACCGAACGGTCATCGAGGAGTGCCGGCGGTGTGGCACGACCCTCGAGTCGACGGCGGAGTGTCCGTCCTGTGGCGGCGACGACATCGTCGAGTATCGGATTCGGTGAACGTATCGAGACCGGCAGCCGTCGACTGTCGGCTCACCGCGACTCGAGCGGAATCGCGCTCGTCTCGATCGAATCACGTCGCCCGTCGAGTACGTCGAACCGCTCGTCGCGGCGCGACTCGAGCCAGTAGAGGAGCCGCTCGGCCCACTCGAGCTTGCGCGCTTTCGGCGGGTCGACCGCGGGGTCGTCGAAGTCCCAGCCGACGAAGGTGAGCCGGGCGGCACCGAGGTGATCGGCGAGAAACGCGGCTCGATCGCCGTCGGTAAAGCCGCCGACGTTGCGGACCGGACCGCGCGGTGCGGCCTGCGTCGTCGGCAACACGTACCCGTGGTCGCAGTCGGGGACCACGTCGCGAATCGCCTCGCGGTTGTCGCCGTGGGCGTGAACCGCGACCGGAACGCCCCGGTCGGTGAGCCGGACGACGGTCTCCGGGTTCTTATCGAGGTCGGTTACCATGCAGTCGGCGTCGATCCCGCGGCTCGCGAGGGTGTCGACCGCAGTCGACGCGGCGACGACGACATCGGCCTCGCGAGCGCGCTCGAGGTCCCGGTCGGTCTCGAGGGACGGCCCAGCACCCGCGACGGCGACGGTCGTCTCGGGACCGATTCCCAGTTCGGCGGGATCGAACGAGTCCTCGAGCAGCGATGCGAGGCGGTCACGCACCTGCTCGTCGCCGGCTCGGTCGTAGCCGAAATCGCGGAGAATTGCCTCGTAGACCGGTTCCCACTCGTCGAACTTCATGGCGGATACCCGTACTCGTCGTTCGACCGGTTTGTGTGTTCGGTGTCGGCGGTGGTTCGCCACCCGCTGGGTCCGTTCGGATCGGTCGGCGATGGGTCGCGTCGACCACGCCGGCACAGCGGCTCGTCCAGTTCGGTATCTGTCAGTTCCTCGCGAGGGACCCAGTCGTCACTGGGCAACGTAGTACCACAATAATTCCGTGTTATGGGCCGGGGGTCGCCTCCAAAGTACCCCTACCCGGGAGGCCGCCCGGCGTCCACTCCCACCTTTCGAAGCATCCGGCATAAGCTTTCTCTTAACGCAGCAGCTTTGACAGCTTCGCTCCGATATCGCTAAGGCGGCCGCTTTCGTCTTCGAGACGTTCTGATACGTCGGAAATACTCGTCTCCGATCCCATGAGGAGGAGATCACCGTCAGACGCGCGTTGGACATCCGCGCCGTGCTCCGCCGCGACCGCGAGCAGCCGCTCGCTTGCATCGGCGTCGAGACCCTCGACCTCGAGCAGTTGAGTCCGCCAGTCGTCGGCGAACGCGGGGTCGACGCCGCGCTCTCTGAGCTGTGCCCGGAACTCGCGGGTCGAATGAACGTCCAGTTGCGAGACCGCGACCCCGTCGCCGGCGACGCTCGCACGCTCGGTGAAGGCGTCCCCGATCAGCGCCGCGTCCCGGGTCTCGGCCACGTCGTGGGTCCGAATGACGTGTGCGCCGCGCTCGACGGCCATCGAGGTCGCCGCGAGGCTGACCGGCAGCCGCTCGTCGGTCTCGCGGCCCGCGATCTCGCCGAGGAAGTTCTTCCGGTTGATCGAGACCAGCATCGGCCGCTCGAGCGCGCGGAACTCCCGCAGTCGGCGGAAGGTCTCGCGGTCGTCCTCGAGGGTCTGGGCCTCGCTCCAGCCGCCGAAGGCGGGGTCGACGATCGTCTTGTCCGTCAGGCCGTTCTGTTTGAGCGCCTCGTAGACCTGCTCGACGTACCCTGCCTGCGACGCCCACTCCGGGGACTTCCGCTCTGCCCAGTCGGTCTCCTCGACGGCACCCGGCCGCTCGAGGTCCGGCGGGCTCGCCATCTTCGCGACCGCGACGTCGTGGTCCTCGCAGACGGTCGGCATCTCGGGGTCGGCGAAGCCGCAGATGTCGTTGACCATGTCGAACCCCCGCGAGATCGCCTCGTCGGCCACCTCGGCATACCGCGTCTCGATCGAGAAGATCGCATCGCCGGAGACGCTCTCGATGGTTTCGAGCGCGACGTGGAGCCGCTCGAGTTCCTCCTCGGCCGAGAGCACGTCGAACCGCTTGTTCGCCGACTCGAGGCCGACATCGACGATGTCGGCACCCTCGCCGATCAGGGACTCGTCGACGTACCGTGCCGCCTCGCCGGGGTCGTCGTAGACGCTCGGATCGTAGGGCGACTCCTCGCTGACGTTCAGGACGCCCATGATCCGGGGCGGATGGTCGTCACCGATCCCCAAGCCGGCGGCGTCGACGCTGTTCATACCCCGAGTGAGGAAGCGAGACAAAAAGGCACCGCGGTTCCGGCGAACCGGTATCGCCTCGCAGCGGGCTCACCATCGCGACGGAGCGACGGTCACCGCGTCGACGCGGCTCGAGCGGCGTCCGATTCCGTTGCGAGGACGATCTCGTCGTTCCGGGACTGCACCGGGACGCCGGTCGCAATCCAGTGAGCCTCGTCGAGCGTCTCGGTCATCTCGTCGGTCAGGCTCGATCGCTCGAAGTAGCCGTCCATGAGCGCCGGGCCGGCGACCGCGAGTTCGTCGCCGTCGGCGCGCTCGAGGACTCGCGCTCGAACGTCTGAAAGCGGTGTTCCGATCGTCCCGGACTCGAGGTCGTCCGGCGTTCTACGGTGGGTGAGACCGGTCTCCGGAAGCCCGAAGAGCCGGTCGGCGTCGCCGGTATCGCCGGACTGTCCGCCGATGGCGGTTGGCGTCGACTCGACGACGGTGAGGTCGTACTCCTCGGTCGAGAGATCGCTCGCCCGGAGGTCGCGGTACTGCTGTGGGGTGAGGAACGTCCGATCGATATCGGCCGTCACGATCAGCGAGCGA from Natrinema versiforme includes these protein-coding regions:
- the folP gene encoding dihydropteroate synthase; this translates as MNSVDAAGLGIGDDHPPRIMGVLNVSEESPYDPSVYDDPGEAARYVDESLIGEGADIVDVGLESANKRFDVLSAEEELERLHVALETIESVSGDAIFSIETRYAEVADEAISRGFDMVNDICGFADPEMPTVCEDHDVAVAKMASPPDLERPGAVEETDWAERKSPEWASQAGYVEQVYEALKQNGLTDKTIVDPAFGGWSEAQTLEDDRETFRRLREFRALERPMLVSINRKNFLGEIAGRETDERLPVSLAATSMAVERGAHVIRTHDVAETRDAALIGDAFTERASVAGDGVAVSQLDVHSTREFRAQLRERGVDPAFADDWRTQLLEVEGLDADASERLLAVAAEHGADVQRASDGDLLLMGSETSISDVSERLEDESGRLSDIGAKLSKLLR
- a CDS encoding tubulin/FtsZ family protein — protein: MKLALIGFGQAGGKVVDEFLAFDDSIGGGFIESAIAVNSATTDLKGLENVSDENRVLIGQARVKGHGVGADNELGAEVAEADIDEIQGAIDRVPVHEIDAFLIVAGMGGGTGSGGAPVLAKHLQRIYTQPVYGLGILPGTDEGGIYTLNAARSFQTFVTEVDNLLVFDNDVWRSAGESVEGGYDRINREIVERFGLLFAAGEVEQGDHVAESVVDSSEIINTLSGGGVSTIGYASEVVETDDGLLSSLTGGDEFDEGAATNRMTSLVRKATLGRLTLPCDVGSTDRGLVVATGPPSQLNRKGVERGRQWLEDETGSMEIRGGDYPIPNRDEVGAIALLSGVTDVPRIDQLQQVAIEAQETTENVRASAEEDFASLMDTGGELDALF
- a CDS encoding 6-hydroxymethylpterin diphosphokinase MptE-like protein → MKFDEWEPVYEAILRDFGYDRAGDEQVRDRLASLLEDSFDPAELGIGPETTVAVAGAGPSLETDRDLERAREADVVVAASTAVDTLASRGIDADCMVTDLDKNPETVVRLTDRGVPVAVHAHGDNREAIRDVVPDCDHGYVLPTTQAAPRGPVRNVGGFTDGDRAAFLADHLGAARLTFVGWDFDDPAVDPPKARKLEWAERLLYWLESRRDERFDVLDGRRDSIETSAIPLESR